The following coding sequences are from one Salvia hispanica cultivar TCC Black 2014 chromosome 3, UniMelb_Shisp_WGS_1.0, whole genome shotgun sequence window:
- the LOC125211753 gene encoding uncharacterized protein LOC125211753 isoform X1 produces the protein MTMKENCKETTFDSRCLGQKTDTVAFGSKEKYAVNISRMDASLAELEAKDRDDCSNFKVSDDSSIDNENRMAASLWKDGQNGLSHHLIIDNETIDFCVKESKDRQSHHVNSWDKDADSLSSDSFDMEKEQGSPVCKSFDTIEELADCNVSDYRDSSSPLFTDNNVLECCLPELEVCYRDIDCETSRDICVDEGRPEKDSNAIESSMFPLSSNDNDDLEASEDLSLDADSFTADQCRSKDDNFGKMFISREKLDSCLENAVETNEACFGGTGKAESDSLYDFLGDRKLPIETYSSLPNQVLDQEALAGCAASSSDEAGGMGNDVRGSCLAYNSRIENETIIFNFSSPDGLIVGNSMAEDVEERSTKLGDVNAENLPAVMETSIQCTSDLPQQSLLSNEWNSDSGSTTNEGSPNNIQANSDDGLGQSPSNKSPAATNEAHASEANNDKRESGDIPVANQLQQDMGETSFSAASMITYSGPIAYSGSVSHRSDGSTTSGKSFAFPVLQSEWNSSPVRMAKADVRGFRKHKGWRSGLLCCRF, from the exons ATGACCATGAAGGAAAATTGTAAAGAAACCACCTTTGACTCGAGATGTTTAGGGCAGAAAACTGATACAGTAGCATTTGGAAGTAAAGAAAAGTATGCGGTAAATATTTCTAGGATGGATGCCAGTCTAGCAGAATTAGAGGCAAAAGATAGAGATGACTGTTCGAACTTTAAAGTTTCCGATGACTCTTCTATTGATAATGAAAATCGAATGGCAGCTTCTCTTTGGAAGGATGGTCAAAATGGACTCTCACATCATCTAATAATAGATAATGAAACAATAGATTTTTGtgtaaaagaaagtaaagATAGACAATCACACCATGTAAACAGTTGGGATAAGGATGCAGATTCATTATCTTCGGACTCGTTTGATATGGAGAAAGAGCAGGGAAGTCCAGTGTGTAAAAGTTTTGACACAATTGAAGAGTTAGCAGATTGTAATGTAAGTGATTACAGAGATTCCAGTTCTCCATTGTTCACCGATAACAATGTATTGGAATGTTGTCTTCCAGAGTTGGAGGTTTGCTATAGAGATATTGATTGTGAAACGTCAAGGGATATATGTGTCGATGAAGGGAGGCCTGAGAAAGATTCAAATGCAATAGAAAGTTCTATGTTTCCTCTGTCTTCTAATGACAATGACGATCTTGAAGCCAGCGAAGATCTATCGTTGGATGCCGATAGCTTTACTGCTGACCAATGTAGGAGCAAAGATGATAATTTTGGCAAAATGTTCATCTCTCGGGAAAAGCTAGATTCTTGCCTAGAGAATGCAGTGGAGACGAATGAAGCATGCTTTGGTGGAACTGGCAAGGCTGAGAGCGATTCTTTGTATGATTTCCTTGGAGATAGGAAACTTCCAATTGAAACATATTCTAGTCTGCCTAACCAG GTTCTTGATCAAGAAGCACTAGCTGGATGTGCTGCTTCATCATCAGACGAGGCAGGAGGCATGGGGAATGATGTTCGAGGTAGCTGCCTAGCATACAATAGCAGGATTGAAAATGAAAccattattttcaatttcagctCCCCTGATGGGTTGATAGTTGGAAACAGCATGGCTGAAGATGTTGAGGAACGGTCTACTAAGTTGGGGGATGTAAATGCTGAAAATCTTCCTGCTGTAATGGAAACTAGTATTCAGTGCACAAGCGACTTGCCGCAACAATCCCTACTAAGCAATGAATGGAATTCTGATAGTGGGTCCACTACAAATGAAGGATCCCCGAACAATATACAAGCGAATTCAGATGATGGCCTAGGTCAGTCTCCTAGCAACAAAAGCCCAGCTGCCACAAATGAAGCACATGCTTCTGAGGCAAACAACGATAAAAGGGAATCCGGAGACATCCCAGTTGCTAACCAGTTACAACAAGATATGGGGGAAACAAGCTTCTCTGCAGCTAGCATGATCACTTACTCTGGGCCAATAGCTTATTCCGGGAGTGTCTCTCATCGATCTGATGGAAGCACAACGAGCGGAAAATCTTTTGCTTTCCCAGT